A section of the Bradyrhizobium oligotrophicum S58 genome encodes:
- a CDS encoding GlsB/YeaQ/YmgE family stress response membrane protein, producing the protein MSLIVAIIIGAIAGWLAGLIVRGAGFGLIGNIVVGIIGALVASYVLPALHIALASGTLGAILDATIGAVIVLVILALIRRA; encoded by the coding sequence ATGAGTCTTATCGTCGCCATCATCATTGGCGCCATCGCCGGCTGGCTGGCCGGACTGATCGTTCGCGGCGCCGGTTTCGGCCTGATCGGCAACATCGTCGTCGGCATCATCGGCGCGCTGGTCGCAAGCTATGTCCTGCCGGCGCTGCACATTGCGCTTGCCAGCGGCACGCTGGGCGCAATCCTGGACGCCACGATCGGCGCGGTAATCGTGCTCGTGATCCTGGCGCTGATCCGGCGCGCTTGA
- a CDS encoding AAA family ATPase codes for MKFTGTQDYVATDDLKVAVNAAIVLERPLLVKGEPGTGKTVLAEEVAKAVNAPLLTWHIKSTTKAQQGLYEYDAVSRLRDSQLGDSRVSDIKNYIKRGKLWEAFTAPQRPVLLIDEIDKADIEFPNDLLLELDRMEFHVYETNETIKAKLRPIVIITSNNEKELPDAFLRRCFFHYIKFPDPDTMGRIVDVHFPNIKKRMVEEALRIFFEVRDVPGLKKKPSTSELLDWLKLLLNEDIGPEQLRERDPRKLIPPLHGALLKNEQDVHLFERLAFLSRREV; via the coding sequence ATGAAATTTACCGGCACCCAGGACTACGTCGCCACCGACGACCTCAAAGTGGCCGTCAACGCGGCGATCGTGCTCGAGCGCCCGCTGCTGGTGAAGGGTGAGCCGGGGACCGGCAAGACCGTGCTGGCCGAAGAGGTTGCCAAGGCCGTCAACGCGCCGTTGCTCACCTGGCACATCAAGTCGACCACGAAAGCGCAGCAGGGCCTTTACGAATACGACGCCGTGTCGCGGCTACGCGACAGCCAGCTCGGCGACAGCAGGGTGTCCGACATCAAGAACTACATCAAGCGCGGCAAGCTGTGGGAAGCGTTCACCGCGCCGCAGCGGCCGGTGCTATTGATCGACGAGATCGACAAGGCCGACATCGAATTCCCGAACGATCTGCTGCTCGAGCTCGATCGGATGGAATTCCACGTCTACGAGACCAACGAGACCATCAAGGCGAAGCTGCGCCCGATCGTCATCATCACCTCCAACAACGAGAAGGAGCTGCCGGACGCCTTCCTGCGCCGCTGCTTCTTCCACTACATCAAGTTTCCCGATCCCGACACGATGGGCCGCATCGTCGACGTGCACTTCCCCAACATCAAGAAGCGCATGGTCGAGGAGGCGCTGCGCATCTTCTTCGAGGTCCGCGATGTGCCGGGCCTGAAGAAGAAGCCCTCGACCTCGGAGCTGCTCGACTGGCTCAAGCTGCTGCTCAATGAAGATATCGGTCCCGAGCAGCTGCGCGAGCGCGACCCGCGCAAGCTGATCCCGCCGCTGCACGGCGCGCTGCTCAAGAACGAGCAGGACGTGCATCTGTTCGAGCGACTGGCCTTCCTCAGCCGCCGAGAGGTGTGA